ACAAGCGGCAACTTCTTCCTCGCTCATGCCCAATTCACTGCCCCCCTGGATGACACCTACCGTCCACGCCCTGGCGTTAACACCCTCCTGAATATCACTGACGGTGTCCCCAACTTTGATCATGTTATACGTAGGATACACGTTCAACGCTGCTGCATTCTCATACATCATCCATGGATAAGGTCTGCCTGCTGGCACATCATTCGGCGTTACAACATGATCTGGCGCATACCCTCTCTTCTTAGCCTCGACGGTTACAATCGCCATCATCTCGGCCGTATAGCCTGTCGTTGAGCCTATTCGGATACCTGCTTGGCGCAAGCGATCTACAAGTGCGAGAGAGCCGGGAATTGGCTCCGCATATTCATGTACAACGGCTAACATCATCGGTTCGAAATCCGCATAAAGTTCATCTATATCCATTTCCTGTGGAAGCTGGCCATAACGTGCCAGCCACAACCCAGCTACGCGTTCCATACGTAAGATTTCGCGAATATGATCCCGCTTGAGCAGCCCCATTGGCGCCCTTGCTTCTTCGATTGTAATCGCGATCTCTTTCCTCCGAAAAACTTCCATGAAAACATTTAAAGGCGCAAAGCAACCATAATCTACCATTGTTCCAGCCCAATCAAAAACAACTGCTTGAATCATCATGAATCCTCCTGTTTGACTGATTTGCCTGTGCACGCTGACTTGCTTACCACTAAATCCATCTTATAAAAGAAATGTAATCGCAGGATTAAATCCATGTAAATTTTGTGTATTTATATTCTTTTAATTTGTTTTAATTGTTTTATAGGTGTTAATTTACATAATTTTTACTACTTTTCTATTAAAATTTGTTGACTTCCTTTTGTTTTTCAAGCAAATTAGGGATACTACACATGAGAGGAACAACCTGTATGGAACCCATCAAAGCCATTATTTTCGATCTAGACAATACGTTACTTTGGGATGAGCAAAGCATTCAAGAAGCCTTTCAAGCTACCTGCTTGTTAGCCAACGAAAGGGTGGGCGTGGATGCCCTTTCTCTTGAATATGCCGTTCACGAAATTTCCGAGCAACTGTTCGCTCAAATGACCTGTTATGAATTTGCCAAAATGATTGAAGTCACACATTTGGAAGCACTGTGGGGACGCTTTGATGCAAGCCAGCATCCGACTTTCAGGGAACTGGAAGAGCTTGCTCCTCTCTACCAGAGAAATGTCTGGACTCAAAGCTTGCTCCAACAAGGTATTGATGATCCAGCATTAGGACAAGTGCTTGCTGTGCGCTTCGCTCAAGAGCGCAGAGAGCGTCCACTGGTGTACGAGGCTACTTTCGAGGTGCTGGATGCTTTGCATCCAAACTACAAACTCCTGCTGCTTACCAATGGAGCGCCTGACCTACAGCAGGAGAAAGTAGATAGTATTCCTGGATTAGCGGATTATTTCGATCATATCCTCATTTCAGGCACGTTTGGTCAAGGAAAGCCGGCGCCTGCTATTTTCGAACATGCCCTGAAGCTGCTGAATGTTACCTCAGCAGAAGCGCTGATGGTCGGTGATAATTTGAACACTGATATTATAGGCGCTTTGCAGGCAGGCTTGCGCAGCGTTTGGATCAATCATCATCAACGGATAGCGCCTGCTCACCAAATTCCGACTCATGAAATTTCCTCCTTGCGCGAATTGCTGGCCATCCTTCAGGCGTAGCAGATGAGGCTTAGCTAACAAAAAAAGAGCAGCCTTCTAAGTAGATAAATCTACATAGGAGACTGCTCTTTCCCTTTTATACAAATGCATTCAATTCCTTATCCGTAGTCAACCCATCATGTAAGGCTTGCTGGCGAAGAACCAAGTATAGTTCTGCCTTAGTCGCGTTGTAGTATGGCATTACGAACAGTACACCGATGCCTAAAGCCAGCGTGCCGAGTAAGTACCAGCCAATGAATGAAACATCCAGAACGAACATCTTCCATTTGTGACCTTTCATCATCTGATTGCTTAACTGTACGGCTCTTTTCGTACCAATCTGAGGATTATCGCCAAGCAGATAGGGAACCATTTCGTACGCATACGTCTTGACAATTCCCGGAATGATGAGCAGCAAGTACCACAGAAAGGTAAGGAAGTTTTTCCACAGCATCGCTTTGACGACAGCCAGATAGTTCCCTTTGCTAAACGAATAAATAAGGTAATTCATATTGACATCGCCCTGCGCAGCCTGTTTAAAATACTGCTTTACCCCCACTTCGAATGGAGCCACTACAAAAATCTGAAAAGCTATACTCAATAATCCAATAATAAGTGCCAAAACGATAAAGCCAATAATCACCATTGCCAGTACGGAGCTCTCCGCGACATCGCTCCATGACTCAGTAATACCCGGCACACTTAAAGATGTACCGCCACTTGAATTAAACGAGCAGCTGGAAACGCCACCACTAAGTACAGCTAGAACTAAGCTGACCAGAAATGCTTTCCAGTACGTTGTTCGAAGTACATCCTTTGCCCGCGTTTTTAGCTCTTTCCGAGTCCAATACACCTAACATCCCCCTTAACGATACCATCATCACTATCTATCGTACTGCACTAAGGGAAATATTAGAAGTCCTTGTTGTAAGGAGAAACATATGGATTTGGTTTGAATGACAGACTCACTCTTCAAAATAGGGTGTAATCCCTCTTGAATATAGGTTCTCAACTAACTTAAAAAATTCTTCTGACGATAAATCCTGTTGACGCTGGAGCCAAAGACGAAATAAAGAAAGGGAAGTTGTCAGGTAAAACTCAATGAAGTATGGCGTTAAGGAATGGTTTTGCGGAACGTTTAATTCTAATTGATCCAAAGTGATTTCTTTTTTTAAGCGTTTTAAAAAACGGGCACTTCCATAATCACCCAAAAGGGCATTAAGAACCAGGAGATGTTCTCTTTTGTCCAGACAATAGAGCGAATCTTGAACCGTATGCATCGATAGCTCTTTATTCGCCAATTCTTTTTTCATGTCATTCAATAAGTCATTTTCAACAGAGTCTAACAATTCGTATATGTCCGTAAAATATTGATAAAAGGTGCTGCGGTTATATCCTGACATATTCGCAATTTCCTGAATCGAAATTTTCTCAATCGGCTTTTGGCTATATAACTCACAAAAAACTTCTACAAGCCTTTGTCTTGTTTTCTCCGTTATTTGGGGTTGCTTTTTCATGTTTCCCTCCTACTAGCGAATATGAATATCATCCGACAAATAATAAAAAACTGATGGTTGATCAAGGAATAATGAAGATTTATAATCACATCATACAACATGTTGTCGGATATTCAAAAGGAAAAGTTGCTACGTAGGGGTGGTTTAATGTCAGCAAAACAAGATAGAATTTTAATTTTTGGTGCAGGTGTCATCGGGAGCATTTACGCAATCAAGCTTATTGAAGCAGGGTTTGACGTTAGCTTGTTTGCACATTCTAATAGATATAAATCATTAAGAGAAAATGGCCTGCAATATAAAGAAAAAGGCACAGTTAGATCGATACAAGTGAATGTCATTGATACGCTCGAAAATGACGATGTATACGATTTTATTTTCGTTACCGTTCGTTATGATCGGTCCGAATCAGCGTTGTTAGCGCTAAAAGATAATCAAAGCAAACATATAGTTACGATGACTAGTAATTCAATTGGATTTTCTGCGTGGCTGGATATCGTAGGGGATAGACTTATACCGGCTTTTCCCGGCTTCGGCGGACAGATTAAAGACGGAGTATTGCATGCTCGATCTCTACCAAAGATTATAGTGGCAACTGCATTTGGAGAAATTAATGGTGTAGTGACAGAACGCGTAGAAAACCTCGCAAAATTATTTAAAACAGCAAAGCTTCCCTACGTTATTAAAAAGGATATGCAAGCGTATCTTATCACACATTCCGTATCAGACATTGCCATGTTGAGCGTTTTGTATGCTGAGAATACGATAATTGACAATAAAACAGCCAGAACCAGAACGACGGCACGCAAAATAACAGTCACTTTAAAAGCGTATCTAAAGGCAATACAAAAAGCTGGCGTTTCAATTGATCCGCCAATGCTTAAAATGGTGCTTAAATTCCCAAACTTATTTTTGGATCTTTTCTTTATGACATGGCTGCGAACTAAAATGGTTAGGGATATGATGTTGCCGGATTATGCGAATAATGCTAACAATGAGATTGTGCAGCTGAGCAATGATTTAATGAAATTTTTAAGTCAAAGTGATATCAAATCGGAAATACATGTTAAGTAACAACAACAGCGGCAGTCTAAGACTTTATTTATCAAGTCTTGTTCTGTCGCTGCTTTATTTATTGGACCCAGTCTAAGACTTTATTTTCACAGAACACTCGTCTGCTTAAATAATTTTAAAATCAGGCTTCACTTTCGTGAAATTTGGATTCTCTCCGCTGACCATTAATCCCATTCCCCAATCAAAATGCGTATTTTCTGTCGGAAAATCACTTGCTTCCCGATATTGGAATAGAACGTTCCTTCTTGTTCTTGTACTTCGATTGACCTCAGAACCATGAATCGTCAAATAATTAAAAAACAACACGTCCCCAGCTTCAGCAACACACGGCTTCCCCTCTGTAATCGGATATTCCTTATGATTCAAAAAATAAGAACCGACGTGCGGCAGGGACCCTACCTGATGCGAGCCCGGAATAACGCGTAAACATCCGTTCTCCTCATCTGCATGGTCCAGATGCACACTTGCCGCGAGCATCGTATGCTTCTCATGCGGAAAGTAAGGATAATCTTGATGCATCGGGAATGCAGCGCCGTTTTCCGGTGGCTTTACCAGCATCTTGGAATGGTGCAATTGGACATTAGGTCCAATAATCTGCGTCAGCACAGCGGTCATATTCGGATGAATGACGGCTCGCATGAAGGACGCATCATGATAATGTACATCATGAAAACCTTTTAAGACAAGCTTCTTCAGCTCTTGAGGAGGCAGGAAGTCCCCTTGCCATGCTGAATTATAATCGGCTTTTGACTGCGCAGCACGTAAAATGATTCCTTCTACGGCTTTTCTCATCTCTTCCACTTCTTGCTGATTGAATACACCTTTCACTAGCAAGTAGCCATTATCTTTATAAAATTGTACATCTTTCGGTGTGATCATATCCCTTTCCTCCTTCATCCTGATTGCTTATAACGCGCTTTCACATTTATAATTATAGGGAATTGGCAGTCTGCCGTCTTTCTCACCAAAGGACGAGTTTTTGTAAAATAAGGACATTATCAAAGAAGGATGATAGCTATGTATCGTTGGAAAGAAACGGCTTCCATGTTGAATGAAACGGCTGCGCTCCTAACTGGCTCTGACGCTTGTTTCAACATTCAATACTGGGGTGTGGATGAGTGTTTGCTCGAAAACCAACCTCATAAACACTCCTTCTTTGAAGTTTGCTACATTCTCGGCGGGGAAGGTGAGTACACGGATGCGGACCAACATTTTGCCTTGCAAGCAGGCACGCTCTTTTGTTCAAGGCCAGGCATTCAACATCAAATTCGTACACAACTAGGACTCTCCATTGTTTTTGTAGCTTTTGAATTGGATGATTCACAAAGTAACGAAGCTATGGGAGAGGCTTACCGTCATCTCATGGATCATGCCGAAGTCTGCATCCATGAGGGGAATGATCATCCTACAGCCCTATTATGGAAGTCGCTCCTCCTGCGGAATGATAGGAACAGTCTTCCTTCTTCTGCTGTTAGTTCTACTGCCTATGCACTGTTGATCTCTTTCCTGAGCTTATTTGGCAGGGAATATCGTATACCTTTCATTGCTCGCAAAAATACGAGTATGCTTCTACAACGAGCTAAATTATATATCCGCGACAATTTATCGCAGCCTCTGCATCTAGGTCATGTCGCCAATTATCTCAACGTGTCTGAGCGTCATCTCTCCCGTTTGTTCTCAGCAGGTATCCATGAAACCTATACCGATTTCATTCGCAGTGAGCGGGTACGACAAGCAGCCCACTTGCTGCTGACAAGTGAGCTTTCCATTAAAGAAATTGCCGAGAGGACCGGCTTTTCTTCTGTTCATTATTTTTCTCGGACTTTTATGGAAGAAAAAAAGCTGCCACCTGGCAAATTCCGTCATCAGGAATGGCAAGGAAGATCATTATGACATAATTAAAACCATAGAGTAACAGAAAAAGCCCCTTCCTATGTGAGAAACCTCATCAAAGAAAGGGGATTATTTATTTCCTAGGAAATAGTCTAAGTCCGTCTAAATTAGTCGAAATAGACCGCTTTACCTGTTTTGGCTGATTCATAGATCGCTTCCAAAATCTCTGAAACGACACAAGCTTGCTCCGGTGTAACTACCGGATCTGTATCATTCTCAATCGCGTCGATCCATAGACGCATTTCCAAATCCGATGGCTGCTCAGCTTTGCCATCATAGAAAGCAACGCCTCCAGCTTGCAGTTCAACTTCAGTCGTGAACAAGCGGCTGTGTTTCTCACCATTAATGCGCAAGCCATTCTTCATGTCAGCGCCGCCCTCTGTACCGCTAAGCGTACATTTGGCCTCATCCACTTC
Above is a genomic segment from Paenibacillus sp. HWE-109 containing:
- a CDS encoding ketopantoate reductase family protein, translating into MSAKQDRILIFGAGVIGSIYAIKLIEAGFDVSLFAHSNRYKSLRENGLQYKEKGTVRSIQVNVIDTLENDDVYDFIFVTVRYDRSESALLALKDNQSKHIVTMTSNSIGFSAWLDIVGDRLIPAFPGFGGQIKDGVLHARSLPKIIVATAFGEINGVVTERVENLAKLFKTAKLPYVIKKDMQAYLITHSVSDIAMLSVLYAENTIIDNKTARTRTTARKITVTLKAYLKAIQKAGVSIDPPMLKMVLKFPNLFLDLFFMTWLRTKMVRDMMLPDYANNANNEIVQLSNDLMKFLSQSDIKSEIHVK
- the phnX gene encoding phosphonoacetaldehyde hydrolase — its product is MIQAVVFDWAGTMVDYGCFAPLNVFMEVFRRKEIAITIEEARAPMGLLKRDHIREILRMERVAGLWLARYGQLPQEMDIDELYADFEPMMLAVVHEYAEPIPGSLALVDRLRQAGIRIGSTTGYTAEMMAIVTVEAKKRGYAPDHVVTPNDVPAGRPYPWMMYENAAALNVYPTYNMIKVGDTVSDIQEGVNARAWTVGVIQGGSELGMSEEEVAACDPEQLLMRMAAVAETFRAHGAHYVIDTIGELDTLLPLINERLLKGDRP
- a CDS encoding AraC family transcriptional regulator, which gives rise to MYRWKETASMLNETAALLTGSDACFNIQYWGVDECLLENQPHKHSFFEVCYILGGEGEYTDADQHFALQAGTLFCSRPGIQHQIRTQLGLSIVFVAFELDDSQSNEAMGEAYRHLMDHAEVCIHEGNDHPTALLWKSLLLRNDRNSLPSSAVSSTAYALLISFLSLFGREYRIPFIARKNTSMLLQRAKLYIRDNLSQPLHLGHVANYLNVSERHLSRLFSAGIHETYTDFIRSERVRQAAHLLLTSELSIKEIAERTGFSSVHYFSRTFMEEKKLPPGKFRHQEWQGRSL
- a CDS encoding TetR/AcrR family transcriptional regulator, whose translation is MKKQPQITEKTRQRLVEVFCELYSQKPIEKISIQEIANMSGYNRSTFYQYFTDIYELLDSVENDLLNDMKKELANKELSMHTVQDSLYCLDKREHLLVLNALLGDYGSARFLKRLKKEITLDQLELNVPQNHSLTPYFIEFYLTTSLSLFRLWLQRQQDLSSEEFFKLVENLYSRGITPYFEE
- a CDS encoding DUF975 family protein, with protein sequence MYWTRKELKTRAKDVLRTTYWKAFLVSLVLAVLSGGVSSCSFNSSGGTSLSVPGITESWSDVAESSVLAMVIIGFIVLALIIGLLSIAFQIFVVAPFEVGVKQYFKQAAQGDVNMNYLIYSFSKGNYLAVVKAMLWKNFLTFLWYLLLIIPGIVKTYAYEMVPYLLGDNPQIGTKRAVQLSNQMMKGHKWKMFVLDVSFIGWYLLGTLALGIGVLFVMPYYNATKAELYLVLRQQALHDGLTTDKELNAFV
- a CDS encoding HAD family hydrolase, whose amino-acid sequence is MEPIKAIIFDLDNTLLWDEQSIQEAFQATCLLANERVGVDALSLEYAVHEISEQLFAQMTCYEFAKMIEVTHLEALWGRFDASQHPTFRELEELAPLYQRNVWTQSLLQQGIDDPALGQVLAVRFAQERRERPLVYEATFEVLDALHPNYKLLLLTNGAPDLQQEKVDSIPGLADYFDHILISGTFGQGKPAPAIFEHALKLLNVTSAEALMVGDNLNTDIIGALQAGLRSVWINHHQRIAPAHQIPTHEISSLRELLAILQA
- a CDS encoding phytanoyl-CoA dioxygenase family protein; this encodes MITPKDVQFYKDNGYLLVKGVFNQQEVEEMRKAVEGIILRAAQSKADYNSAWQGDFLPPQELKKLVLKGFHDVHYHDASFMRAVIHPNMTAVLTQIIGPNVQLHHSKMLVKPPENGAAFPMHQDYPYFPHEKHTMLAASVHLDHADEENGCLRVIPGSHQVGSLPHVGSYFLNHKEYPITEGKPCVAEAGDVLFFNYLTIHGSEVNRSTRTRRNVLFQYREASDFPTENTHFDWGMGLMVSGENPNFTKVKPDFKII